A window from Fragaria vesca subsp. vesca linkage group LG5, FraVesHawaii_1.0, whole genome shotgun sequence encodes these proteins:
- the LOC101312254 gene encoding phosphatidylinositol 4-phosphate 5-kinase 8-like, translating to MEDSESEKAFSNRDVYIGKFKGILPHGKGKYAWSDGTVYEGDWEEGKMTGKGQMIWTSGAQYVGDFSGGYLHGFGMFTGPDGSFYQGCWRMNIQHGIGKKQYSNSDIYEGSWKEGVHEGNGRYSWNSGNTYVGSWKGGKMCGRGVMKWDNGDLFNGFWLNGLRDGSGIYRFADGGYYFGTWSRGLKDGKGTFYPAGTKHPSLKMWCSSLGYYDDGKGLSSGSLLNSEEGKAKPSVKRSVSEKLSVGGILRNSSRISHKCTSLDKNWTHLDPAKEFLRYGSSHSLSHTSEDGQQEAQDNNSLVYEREYMQGVLIKEKVKNNMEISKKGKQRKIISVQEAKKSCIDLLGGNRSYYLMLNLQLGIRYTVGKITPVPVREVRSSDFGDRARIRMYFPRKGSQFTPPHYSIDFSWKDYCPMVFRNLREMFKLDAAEYMMSICGDDGLRELSSPGKSGSLFYLSHDDRFVIKTLKKSELKVLLRMLPSYYCHVGEHENTLITKFFGLHRITLKTRRKVRFMVMGNMFCTELRIHRRFDLKGSTLGRCTDPDKIKENTTLKDLDLPFEFHMDKLLRESLFKQISLDCKFLESQQIIDYSLLLGLHFRAPENLKAFSQPPDDESLPTGVTVGGFSIPPKGLVLVTHEPGSVSTAPGPHIRGSTLKAYSLGDQEVDLLLPGTGRLRVQLGVNMPAQANHKVPQDDADSTDVELFEFYDVVLYMGIIDILQEYNVKKKLEHAYKSLQFDPLTISAVEPKLYAKRFINFLEKVFPDIA from the exons ATGGAGGACAGTGAAAG TGAAAAAGCCTTCTCAAATAGAGACGTTTATATTGGAAAGTTTAAGGGAATTCTACCACATGGTAAGGGTAAATATGCATGGTCTGATGGAACAGTCTACGAGGGGGACTGGGAAGAAGGAAAAATGACAGGCAAGGGACAGATGATTTGGACATCAGGAGCACAATATGTTGGTGATTTCTCTGGCGGTTACCTTCATGGTTTTGGCATGTTTACTGGACCCGATGGTTCTTTTTATCAAGGTTGTTGGAGGATGAATATTCAGCATGGGATTGGGAAAAAGCAGTATTCTAATTCAGATATATATGAAGGATCATGGAAGGAAGGAGTACATGAAGGTAATGGTAGATACTCTTGGAATAGTGGCAATACGTATGTAGGGAGTTGGAAAGGTGGGAAAATGTGTGGTAGAGGGGTCATGAAATGGGACAATGGGGATCTTTTCAATGGCTTCTGGTTAAATGGGTTAAGAGATGGATCTGGAATTTATAGGTTTGCAGATGGGGGATACTATTTTGGAACATGGAGTCGTGGGCTAAAGGATGGGAAAGGCACGTTCTATCCAGCTGGAACTAAACATCCATCCTTAAAGATGTGGTGCAGCTCTCTAGGTTATTATGATGATGGAAAAGGTTTGTCGTCTGGATCATTGCTAAATTCAGAAGAAGGCAAGGCAAAACCAAGTGTAAAGCGTAGTGTTTCTGAGAAATTGTCTGTTGGTGGAATTTTAAGAAATTCAAGTCGTATATCACACAAATGTACTTCGTTAGATAAAAACTGGACCCATTTGGATCCTGCTAAAGAATTTCTGAGGTATGGCTCTTCTCATTCATTGTCCCATACCTCCGAGGATGGTCAACAGGAGGCGCAAGATAACAATTCTTTAGTCTATGAGCGAGAATACATGCAAGGGGTCTTGATCAAAGAAAAAGTTAAGAATAATATGGAGATTTCAAAGAAAGGTAAACAACGTAAAATAATTTCAGTGCAAGAAGCAAAGAAGTCCTGCATAGACCTTTTGGGAGGCAATAGGAGCTATTATTTAATGCTCAATCTGCAACTTGGTATCAG ATACACTGTTGGGAAGATCACACCAGTTCCTGTACGTGAAGTTCGATCTTCGGATTTTGGAGATCGAGCAAGAATAAGGATGTATTTTCCCAGAAAGGGCTCTCAGTTTACACCTCCACATTATTCGATTGATTTTTCTTGGAAAGACTATTGCCCTATGGTCTTCAG GAATTTAAGGGAGATGTTCAAATTAGATGCAGCAGAGTACATGATGTCCATTTGTGGTGATGACGGCTTAAGAGAGCTCTCGTCTCCAGGGAAAAGTGGCAGTCTCTTCTATCTTTCTCACGATGATAGATTTGTGATCAAGACTTTAAAGAAATCTGAACTGAAG GTTCTGCTCAGGATGCTGCCTAGCTATTATTGCCATGTAGGAGAACATGAAAACACGCTAATAACAAAGTTTTTTGGGCTCCATAGAATAACATTAAAAACTCGAAGAAAG GTACGCTTTATGGTCATGGGGAATATGTTTTGCACTGAATTACGAATACATCGCCGTTTTGATTTGAAGGGTTCAACTCTTGGAAGATGCACAGATCCAGATAAGATAAAAGAAAATACTACATTGAAAGATCTTGATCTGCCATTTGAATTTCATATGGACAAATTATTGCGAGAGTCCCTTTTTAA ACAAATATCACTAGACTGCAAGTTCTTAGAATCTCAGCAGATAATCGATTATAGCCTTCTGTTGGGATTACATTTTAGAGCTCCTGAGAACCTCAAGGCCTTTTCACAGCCTCCTGATGATGAGAGTTTACCTACAG GTGTGACTGTAGGGGGGTTTTCGATTCCTCCTAAAGGTCTTGTACTGGTAACCCATGAACCTGGCTCTGTGAGTACTGCTCCAGGTCCTCATATCAGAGGAAGTACGTTGAAAGCATATTCTCTTGGTGACCAAGAAGTTGATCTTTTACTGCCTGGTACTGGAAG GTTACGAGTGCAATTGGGAGTAAACATGCCAGCTCAGGCCAATCATAAGGTTCCGCAGGATGATGCTGATTCAACAGACGTAGAACTGTTTGAATTTTATGATGTGGTCCTGTATATGGGCATAATTGATATATTGCAGGAATACAATGTGAAAAAGAAACTAGAGCATGCGTACAAATCATTGCAGTTTGATCCTCTAACCATTTCTGCTGTTGAACCCAAGCTGTATGCTAAACGTTTCATCAATTTCTTGGAGAAAGTTTTCCCTGACATAGCATAA